In Bacillota bacterium, the following proteins share a genomic window:
- the avd gene encoding diversity-generating retroelement protein Avd: MNEDYPLFVKWYKTLDWILDTGEKFPKNVRFSLTGRLYDMALDILEYIIEAIYTKERVYILKKINIYMEKLRVFYRLSFERRYISERQYRFISGELDESGRMVGGWIKQCGG, from the coding sequence ATGAATGAAGATTACCCCCTGTTCGTAAAATGGTATAAAACCCTGGACTGGATTCTCGATACGGGCGAAAAATTTCCGAAAAACGTACGGTTTTCGCTGACCGGCCGGCTCTATGATATGGCCCTGGATATACTGGAGTATATTATCGAGGCTATATATACCAAAGAACGGGTATATATATTGAAAAAGATCAATATATATATGGAAAAATTGCGGGTTTTTTATCGTTTATCGTTTGAACGCCGGTATATTTCCGAACGTCAGTATCGTTTTATCTCGGGAGAGTTGGACGAGTCCGGCAGGATGGTCGGCGGATGGATAAAGCAATGCGGCGGATAG
- a CDS encoding HRDC domain-containing protein, with amino-acid sequence MLFRIVTIPFDEGRKCFIEDDFTHFVINKIIRNYQAHFFSTTNGTYWTIFIEYEVPAGLEPEMEGLSEAEKMLFDQLRAWRKEKAEQKGFPVYVICNNSQLKALVKQAPKTLEALKNIDGFGKKKLGDYGEEVVSLIKAFYEKPV; translated from the coding sequence ATGCTGTTCAGAATAGTTACTATACCCTTCGATGAGGGTAGAAAATGCTTTATTGAAGATGATTTCACTCATTTCGTCATTAATAAAATCATCAGGAACTATCAAGCCCACTTTTTTTCCACGACGAACGGCACGTACTGGACAATATTTATTGAATACGAGGTGCCGGCCGGCCTGGAACCGGAAATGGAAGGCCTTAGTGAAGCGGAAAAGATGCTTTTCGACCAATTGAGAGCCTGGAGAAAGGAAAAGGCCGAGCAGAAGGGCTTTCCGGTCTATGTAATCTGCAATAATAGCCAGTTGAAGGCCCTGGTAAAACAGGCCCCTAAAACTTTGGAAGCGCTGAAAAACATCGATGGATTCGGGAAGAAAAAATTAGGGGATTATGGCGAGGAAGTGGTTTCACTAATCAAGGCCTTTTATGAGAAACCCGTATGA